Proteins encoded within one genomic window of Acidobacteriota bacterium:
- a CDS encoding cytochrome c yields the protein MTRRRLFVALFASALVLVGAWPALAQTRTGKQVYDSICLTCHGPDGRGGVNLELEKIVKPPDFSDCAFAAREPDDAFLAVAHNGGPSRGFSPLMAPWGGQFSEAELQLAISHIRTFCTDDRWPRGELNLPRPLVTAKACPEDEAVVAVTSSASGVTTKVHYEKRFGALNMWEVVIPVASLDGSNGRVNGLGDIALEYKRTLAHSLARGNIVSVTTEVKLPTGNEDKGLGSGFAVFEPFLTFGQVLGGSGFLQAQAGVGLPLKKGTVKEAFWRAAVGTTVEQGRFGRIWSPMVEILGARELESGAPVEWDVLPGVQMSLNKRQHVRLAGGVRMPVTQRDHRKKSAIVYLLWDWYEGGFLQGW from the coding sequence ATGACTCGTCGCCGTCTTTTCGTTGCTTTGTTCGCCAGCGCACTCGTGCTCGTGGGGGCTTGGCCGGCACTGGCTCAAACACGCACAGGCAAACAGGTCTACGACAGCATCTGTCTGACATGCCACGGACCCGACGGCCGGGGCGGTGTGAACCTCGAACTCGAGAAGATCGTCAAGCCACCGGACTTCAGCGATTGTGCCTTCGCGGCTCGTGAGCCCGACGACGCCTTCCTCGCGGTGGCGCATAACGGGGGGCCGTCACGCGGATTCTCGCCGCTGATGGCGCCGTGGGGCGGCCAGTTCTCGGAAGCGGAACTGCAACTCGCCATCAGCCACATCAGGACGTTCTGCACGGACGATCGGTGGCCGCGCGGCGAACTGAACCTGCCGCGGCCGTTGGTGACCGCCAAGGCTTGTCCCGAAGACGAGGCCGTGGTCGCTGTGACATCGTCGGCGTCTGGCGTCACGACGAAGGTGCACTACGAGAAGCGTTTCGGGGCGCTCAACATGTGGGAAGTGGTAATTCCCGTGGCGTCTCTGGACGGGTCGAATGGCCGCGTGAATGGCCTGGGTGACATCGCGCTCGAGTATAAACGCACGCTCGCGCACAGCCTCGCGCGGGGGAACATCGTGAGCGTGACGACGGAGGTGAAGCTCCCGACGGGCAATGAGGACAAGGGGCTGGGCAGCGGCTTCGCCGTGTTTGAGCCGTTCTTGACCTTCGGTCAGGTGCTCGGCGGTTCTGGCTTCCTGCAGGCGCAGGCAGGCGTGGGATTGCCGTTGAAGAAGGGGACCGTGAAGGAAGCGTTCTGGCGGGCAGCGGTCGGGACCACGGTGGAGCAGGGCCGGTTCGGTCGCATCTGGTCGCCCATGGTCGAGATTCTGGGCGCGCGCGAGCTGGAATCCGGCGCGCCGGTTGAGTGGGACGTGCTGCCGGGCGTGCAGATGAGCCTCAACAAGCGTCAGCACGTGCGTCTGGCCGGCGGCGTGCGCATGCCTGTGACACAGCGGGATCATCGAAAGAAGAGCGCCATCGTGTATCTGTTGTGGGATTGGTACGAAGGCGGGTTCCTGCAAGGGTGGTAG
- a CDS encoding DUF3365 domain-containing protein yields MPRIAISLKLVVALMLVGAALAGLNAQTPPATVADTEAVVARATQAIQELQATLIGRLKAAMTEGGPAAAVTVCRDEAQALTATVGAKYQVAIGRTSHRLRNPNNAPRAWAVPTVSAGAGVKLADARPATLALGNGRVGLLRPIGTLDFCVTCHGPRETVNAAIGTVLATAYPKDQAVDFAVGDLRGWIWVEVGE; encoded by the coding sequence GTGCCACGTATAGCAATCTCGCTGAAGCTCGTGGTGGCTCTGATGCTCGTGGGGGCTGCGCTCGCCGGCCTCAACGCTCAGACGCCGCCAGCGACAGTCGCTGACACCGAGGCTGTGGTGGCCAGGGCTACGCAGGCGATCCAGGAACTGCAAGCCACACTGATCGGTCGATTGAAGGCGGCGATGACCGAAGGCGGGCCGGCGGCAGCGGTTACCGTCTGTCGCGACGAGGCGCAGGCGCTCACCGCGACAGTGGGTGCCAAGTATCAGGTGGCCATTGGGCGCACGAGCCATCGACTGCGGAATCCGAACAACGCTCCTCGAGCGTGGGCCGTGCCGACCGTGTCGGCCGGTGCGGGTGTGAAGCTGGCCGACGCGCGACCGGCCACCTTGGCGCTCGGCAACGGTCGGGTCGGGCTGCTCCGGCCGATTGGGACACTCGACTTCTGCGTCACCTGTCATGGGCCGCGTGAGACCGTCAACGCGGCGATCGGCACCGTGCTCGCCACCGCCTATCCGAAGGACCAGGCCGTTGACTTTGCCGTTGGCGACCTGCGCGGCTGGATCTGGGTGGAAGTCGGGGAGTAG
- a CDS encoding SRPBCC family protein has protein sequence MVHHLVTRFEVARPLDQVFAFFAEAANLERITPPELSFRILTPGPIVIRAGTLIDYQLRLFGVPVAWKTEITAWTPPYSFVDRQLKGPYRVWIHTHRFETTPNGTAISDQVQYELPMPPVGDLVLPVVRLQLARIFAFREQAVRRLLA, from the coding sequence ATGGTGCACCACTTGGTCACGCGCTTCGAGGTTGCCCGACCACTCGACCAGGTCTTCGCGTTCTTCGCAGAGGCAGCCAACCTCGAACGGATCACGCCGCCTGAACTCAGCTTCCGGATCCTGACGCCCGGACCTATTGTGATTCGGGCCGGAACACTCATCGACTATCAGCTCCGGCTGTTCGGCGTGCCGGTCGCGTGGAAGACCGAGATCACGGCCTGGACACCTCCATATTCGTTCGTGGATCGGCAACTGAAGGGACCGTATCGCGTCTGGATCCACACCCATCGCTTCGAGACGACGCCGAACGGCACCGCCATCTCGGACCAGGTGCAGTACGAACTCCCCATGCCGCCCGTCGGTGATCTGGTCCTCCCGGTCGTGCGCCTCCAGCTGGCGCGCATCTTCGCGTTCCGCGAACAGGCGGTTCGGCGACTCCTGGCATGA